In Cicer arietinum cultivar CDC Frontier isolate Library 1 chromosome 7, Cicar.CDCFrontier_v2.0, whole genome shotgun sequence, a single window of DNA contains:
- the LOC101498323 gene encoding LOW QUALITY PROTEIN: light-harvesting complex-like protein 3 isotype 2, chloroplastic (The sequence of the model RefSeq protein was modified relative to this genomic sequence to represent the inferred CDS: deleted 1 base in 1 codon), whose amino-acid sequence MSNTIFMASFSPLTSISTTHSSHSKPHNLIHNNNLLTLRPKNFPLFSLSPLRVSAGTSDSPETALKPPPENISVGTNGSASAATAPEEVKVSSGFVDPRWVAGTWDLMQFRKNGSTDWDAVIDAEARRRKWLESNPESSNNNSPVVFDTSIVPWWAWIKRFHLPEAELLNGRAAMIGFFMTYVVDSLTGVGLVDQMNNFFCKTLLFVAVGGVLLIRKNEDFDNLKKLLEETTFYDKQWQATWQMRIQALPKRISGIVVL is encoded by the exons ATGTCAAACACCATTTTCATGGCTTCTTTTTCTCCTCTAACTTCAATCTCAACCACTCATTCTTCACACTCCAAACCCCACAACCTAATCCACAACAACAATCTCCTTACTCTCAGACCCAAAAACTTTcctttattttctctctctccctTGAGAGTTTCCGCTGGAACTTCTGATTCACCTGAAACTGCACTCAAACCACCACCGGAGAACATCTCTGTTGGGACAAATGGGTCTGCTTCTGCTGCTACTGCTCCTGAGGAAGTTAAGGTTTCCAGTGGTTTTGTTGACCCTAGATGGGTTGCTGGTACATGGGACTTGATGCAGTTTAGGAAAAATGGTAGCACTGATTGGGATGCTGTTATTGACGCTG AGGCGCGGAGGAGAAAATGGCTCGAGTCTAACCCGGAATCATCCAACAACAACAGTCCTGTAGTGTTTGACACCTCCATTGTACCTTGGTGGGCATGGATAAAAAGATTCCATCTCCCTGAAGCTGAACTACTTAATG GTCGAGCCGCAATGATAGGATTCTTTATGACATATGTGGTCGATAGCTTGACTGGAGTAGGTCTAGTTGATCAAATGAACAACTTTTTTTGCAAAACTCTTCTGTTTGTAGCAGTGGGCGGAGTACTTTTGATCCGGAAGAATGAGGACTTTGATAATTTAAAGAAGCTGTTGGAGGAGACTACATTTTATGACAAGCAATGGCAAGCAACTTGGCAG ATGAGAATTCAAGCACTTCCAAAAAGGATTAGTGGGATTGTTGTTCTGTAG
- the LOC140921069 gene encoding uncharacterized protein produces MVLTRNMARSSDDWNLEREEIRTRLDLNEARTKKTEELLAAIASKLGVRSDDDHGDGGSEIGDRECIREKGQNRWRKLEIPIFSGEDAFGWTRKLDRYFSLQMVQEEEKMQAILLALEGRALSWFQWWERCNPNPSWDAFKVAVIRRFQPSMIQNPFELLLSLKQVGTVEEYVEEFEKYVGALREIDQEFAKGIFLNGLKEEIQVEVRLFELKSLTDVIQKALMIEQKNIILNKKGSTDYSRPTSFTRNNSFSKVVTVDSKHTADKKVDRPASGSVVNSSGSVNMNERNRSRGGEFKHLTGEEMREKREKGLCFRCDEPYSREHRCKNKQFKMLIVEEEDSSEEEDKEDLVSKQFNALHLSLCSMAGLTSSKSWKISGELYGKSMIILIDCGASHNFISQEIVSQLQLRVEPTLTYSVEVGDGHKVRCQGKCKKLKLAIQELEVEQDFYLFSLKGVDIVLGLDWLASLGEVKADFGKLELSLRRGKQWVKIVGDPSLAKTQLHFVLSNEETEDWILDVQQDSKWKEVMQDLVVDPNSHVGFELKGGLLLFKGKLVISKTSNRIPIILAECHNTPMGGHSGFFRTYKRIASFLFWEGMKKDIKQYVEACDICQRNKYSTLAPGGLLQPLPIPTQIWMDISMDFIGGLPRIKGKDTVLVVVDRLSKYSHFIALGHPFSAKEVAAVFITEVVKLHGFPSTIVTDRDPIFLSQFWKELFRLAGTQLKMSTSYHPQTEVVNRCLETYLRCFVGPRPRKWLDWLAWAEFWYNTTFQSSAGMTPFRAVYGRDPPLLIKGCAIPSKVEDVNQLVQARDDILKELQQNLLHAQDQMRVQANKHRRLVEFSEGDWVYLKLQPYKIKSLASRPYAKLAARFYGPYQVLSKVGPVAYKLLLPSHSKIHPVFHVSLLKKALQPHQQPQPLPPMLNEEYELQVEPADIVNWREDQQGLVEVLVLWKNLPTYESTWESAAKLQELFPTFPLEDKKLEPKQITINSNLLGAVRRLGRNRIGWTDS; encoded by the exons ATGGTTTTGACGCGAAACATGGCTCGTTCTTCGGATGATTGGAATTTAGAGAGGGAAGAAATACGCACGAGGCTTGACCTAAATGAAGCGAGGACGAAGAAAACCGAAGAATTGCTTGCTGCAATCGCAAGCAAATTAGGAGTGCGATCTGATGACGATCATGGTGATGGAGGCAGTGAGATCGGAGATCGTGAATGCATCAGGGAGAAAGGGCAAAATCGTTGGCGGAAATTGGAAATCCCAATTTTTTCCGGTGAGGACGCTTTTGGTTGGACACGCAAGCTAGATCGCTATTTTTCGTTGCAAATGGTCCAAGAAGAAGAGAAAATGCAGGCGATTCTGTTAGCATTGGAAGGCAGAGCTTTAAGCTGGTTTCAATGGTGGGAGAGGTGCAATCCAAATCCTTCATGGGATGCTTTCAAGGTGGCTGTCATAAGGAGATTTCAACCATCAATGATTCAAAATCCTTTTGAATTGTTGCTATCTTTGAAACAGGTTGGTACAGTGGAAGAGTATGTGGAGGAATTTGAGAAGTACGTTGGCGCTCTAAGAGAAATTGATCAAGAATTTGCTAAGGGCATTTTTCTGAACGGGTTAAAGGAAGAAATTCAGGTAGAGGTAAGATTGTTTGAACTAAAAAGCCTTACTGATGTTATTCAAAAAGCCCTAATGATAGaacagaaaaatattattttgaataagaagGGGAGCACTGACTATTCTAGACCGACTAGCTTTACAAGAAATAATTCTTTCAGCAAGGTGGTAACTGTTGATTCTAAGCATACTGCTGATAAAAAAGTTGATCGTCCTGCTAGTGGTAGTGTTGTTAATAGCTCGGGATCAGTAAATATGAATGAAAGAAATAGGAGCAGAGGGGGAGAGTTCAAACACTTAACAGGAGAAGAAATGagggaaaaaagagaaaagggGTTATGTTTCAGGTGTGATGAGCCTTATTCCAGGGAGCATAGATGCAAGAACAAGcagtttaaaatgttaatagTGGAGGAAGAAGATAGTAGTGAAGAGGAGGATAAAGAGGACTTGGTTTCAAAACAATTTAATGCTCTTCACCTATCCTTATGTTCCATGGCAGGCTTAACTTCATCCAAATCCTGGAAAATTTCAGGGGAGTTATATGGGAAATCTATGATCATTTTAATTGACTGTGGTGCCTCACACAATTTCATATCACAAGAAATTGTCTCTCAATTGCAGCTGAGGGTGGAACCAACACTCACTTACTCGGTAGAGGTGGGGGATGGTCATAAAGTGAGATGTCAAGGAAAGTGTAAGAAGCTAAAACTTGCGATACAAGAGCTGGAAGTAGAACAAGATTTTTATCTGTTTAGCTTGAAAGGTGTGGATATAGTTTTGGGGCTGGATTGGCTAGCCAGTTTGGGGGAAGTGAAGGCTGATTTTGGAAAACTTGAATTATCTTTGAGGAGAGGCAAACAATGGGTCAAAATTGTTGGAGATCCTTCTCTAGCAAAAACTCAATTACACTTTG TTTTGTCCAATGAAGAAACTGAAGATTGGATATTGGATGTTCAACAGGATTCCAAATGGAAAGAGGTGATGCAAGATTTAGTGGTTGATCCTAATTCACATGTTGGTTTCGAATTGAAGGGAGGATTACTATTGTTTAAAGGAAAATTGGTCATTTCCAAAACATCTAATAGAATCCCTATAATTTTAGCAGAATGCCATAATACTCCAATGGGGGGACATTCAGGTTTTTTCAGAACTTACAAGAGAATTGCCAGTTTTCTGTTTTGGGAGGGCATGAAAAAAGATATCAAGCAGTATGTAGAAGCATGTGATATATGCCAGAGGAATAAATACTCCACATTAGCTCCAGGGGGTTTATTACAGCCATTACCAATTCCCACTCAGATTTGGATGGACATTTCTATGGATTTCATTGGAGGTCTTCCTCGGATCAAAGGAAAGGATACTGTTTTAGTAGTGGTTGACAGGCTTTCTAAGTACTCTCATTTTATTGCTTTGGGCCATCCTTTCTCAGCTAAAGAAGTGGCTGCTGTCTTCATCACAGAAGTTGTTAAACTTCATGGCTTCCCATCAACAATTGTCACTGATAGGGATCCTATATTCTTAAGCCAATTTTGGAAAGAATTGTTTAGATTGGCTGgaactcaattaaaaatgagcACCTCTTATCACCCTCAGACTGAAGTTGTTAATAGGTGTTTGGAGACTTACTTGAGATGTTTTGTGGGACCTAGACCTCGGAAATGGTTAGACTGGCTTGCTTGGGCAGAATTTTGGTATAATACTACTTTCCAAAGTTCAGCAGGAATGACTCCGTTTAGAGCTGTGTATGGGAGAGATCCTCCATTGTTGATAAAAGGGTGTGCGATTCCATCCAAAGTTGAAGATGTCAATCAACTGGTCCAAGCCAGAGATGACATTTTGAAGGAACTCCAGCAGAATTTACTTCATGCCCAGGATCAGATGCGAGTTCAAGCTAATAAGCACAGGAGATTGGTGGAATTTTCAGAAGGGGATTGGGTCTATTTGAAATTACAGCCTTACAAAATCAAATCCTTAGCCTCAAGACCCTATGCTAAACTGGCTGCAAGGTTCTATGGTCCTTATCAGGTGCTATCTAAAGTCGGTCCAGTAGCCTATAAACTCCTACTACCTTCTCATTCTAAAATTCACCCAGTTTTCCATGTCTCTCTTTTGAAAAAAGCCTTACAGCCCCATCAGCAGCCCCAACCTCTCCCTCCTATGTTGAATGAAGAGTATGAACTCCAAGTAGAACCAGCTGATATAGTAAACTGGCGTGAAGATCAGCAAGGATTAGTGGAAGTTTTGGTCCTTTGGAAGAATCTACCTACTTATGAAAGTACTTGGGAGAGTGCAGCTAAATTGCAGGAACTATTTCCAACTTTTCCCCTTGAGGACAAG AAATTGGAGCCAAAACAGATTACTATAAATAGCAATCTGTTAGGAGCAGTTAGGAGGTTAGGAAGAAATAGAATTGGTTGGACTGATTCATAG
- the LOC101498663 gene encoding glutamate dehydrogenase A-like, with product MNALAATNCNFQRAARILGLDSKLEKSLLIPFREIKVECTIPKDDGTLVSYVGFRIQHDNARGPMKGGIRYHPEVDPDEVNALAQLMTWKTAVADIPYGGAKGGIGCNPRDLSISELERLTRVFTQKIHDLIGIQRDVPAPDMGTNAQTMAWILDEYSKFHGHSPAVVTGKPIDLGGSLGREAATGLGVVFATEAWLAENGKSIAENTFVIQGFGNVGTWAAKSLYERGGKVVVVSDITGAIRNPNGIDIPALLKHKETNGNLTEFQGADVMDPNEVLVHECDVLIPCALGGVLNKENAADVKAKLIVEAANHPTDPEADEILAKKGVTILPDIYANAGGVTVSYFEWVQNIQGFMWDEEKVNRELKKYMSKAFLDIKAMCKSNNCDLRMGAFTLGVNRVARATLLRGWEA from the exons ATGAATGCTCTAGCAGCCACAAACTGCAATTTTCAACGTGCTGCTCGTATTCTAGGCTTGGATTCCAAGCTTGAGAAGAGTCTTCTCATACCCTTCAGAGAAATCAAa GTTGAATGTACGATCCCCAAAGATGATGGAACTCTGGTTTCTTATGTGGGGTTTAGGATCCAACATGACAATGCTCGTGGTCCTATGAAAGGAGGGATTCGTTATCACCCTGAg GTTGACCCTGATGAGGTGAATGCTCTAGCTCAGCTGATGACATGGAAGACAGCTGTAGCAGACATCCCCTACGGAGGAGCAAAGGGTGGAATTGGCTGCAACCCAAGGGACCTGAGCATCAGTGAGTTAGAACGTCTAACTCGGGTTTTCACCCAAAAGATTCATGATCTCATTGGTATTCAGCGGGATGTTCCTGCCCCTGATATGGGAACCAATGCTCAG ACTATGGCATGGATTCTCGACGAGTATTCAAAGTTTCACGGTCATTCACCAGCTGTTGTGACCGGAAAGCCAATT GATCTTGGAGGTTCTTTGGGAAGGGAGGCAGCCACAGGTCTCGGAGTTGTTTTTGCAACTGAGGCTTGGTTAGCTGAAAATGGGAAGTCAATTGCTGAGAACACATTTGTCATTCAG GGCTTTGGAAACGTGGGAACCTGGGCCGCTAAGTCTCTTTATGAGAGAGGTGGTAAGGTTGTTGTTGTGAGTGACATCACTGGTGCCATCCGAAATCCCAATGGAATCGACATCCCTGCCCTTCTGAAACACAAGGAAACCAACGGAAACTTGACCGAGTTCCAAGGAGCAGATGTAATGGATCCAAATGAAGTGCTTGTTCATGAATGTGATGTTCTTATCCCATGTGCCTTGGGTGGAGTACTGAACAA GGAAAATGCTGCTGATGTGAAAGCTAAACTTATAGTTGAAGCTGCAAATCACCCAACTGACCCTGAAGCGGATGAG ATTTTGGCCAAAAAAGGAGTCACTATATTACCTGATATTTATGCTAATGCTGGTGGAGTTACTGTGAGCTACTTTGAATGGGTTCAG aacattcaaggtttcatgtGGGATGAAGAAAAAGTGAACCGTGAGCTGAAGAAGTACATGAGCAAGGCTTTCCTAGACATCAAAGCAATGTGCAAATCCAACAATTGTGACCTGAGAATGGGAGCCTTCACTCTGGGAGTGAACCGTGTTGCCCGCGCTACTCTTTTGAGAGGTTGGGAAGCTTAA
- the LOC101497994 gene encoding ATP-dependent Clp protease proteolytic subunit-related protein 4, chloroplastic, with protein sequence MEVATANAPFTFAVNKPMLLSPSSSRTITPIRAIKSSFKTSISTDFVAPSTAITNASSQFSGLKLRPPCLNPASFRSSGGKRGVVTMVIPFSRGTAWEQPPPDLASYLYKNRIIYLGMSLVPSVTELMVAEFLYLQYDDENKPIYLYVNSTGTTKGGEKLGYETEALAVYDLMSYIKPPIFTLCVGNAWGEAALLLAAGAKGNRSALPSSTIMIKQPIARFQGQATDVNLARKEITRVKTELVNLLAKHTEKSPEQIEADIRRPKYFSPSEAVEYGIIDKVLYNERGSKDRGVVSDLKKAQLI encoded by the exons ATGGAAGTTGCAACCGCCAACGCACCTTTCACCTTCGCAGTCAACAAACCCATGTTGCTTTCACCCTCTTCATCACGAACCATAACCCCTATCAGAGCCATCAAATCCTCTTTCAAAACCTCTATCTCCACCGATTTCGTCGCTCCTTCCACCGCAATCACCAATGCCTCTAGCCAATTCTCCGGACTCAAGCTCCGACCTCCGTGCCTCAATCCAGCGTCGTTTCGTAGTTCCGGCGGTAAAAGAGGCGTCGTTACTATG GTTATTCCTTTCTCAAGAGGGACTGCATGGGAGCAACCTCCACCAGACCTAGCTTCTTACTTGTATAAAAATCGGATTATTTACTTGGGCATGTCTCTTGTTCCATCTGTCACAGAGTTGATGGTAGCTGAATTTCTTTACCTTCAATATGACGATGAAAATAAACCCATTTACCTATATGTAAACTCCACTGGGACAACCAAG GGAGGTGAGAAGTTGGGTTATGAGACTGAAGCACTTGCAGTTTATGATTTGATGAG CTATATCAAACCTCCTATTTTTACTCTCTGTGTTGGCAATGCTTGGGGAGAGGCAGCCTTACTTTTGGCTGCTGGTGCAAAAGGGAACCGATCTGCTTTGCCATCATCAACTATAATGATAAAACAG CCAATTGCAAGGTTTCAAGGTCAGGCCACAGATGTCAACCTTGCAAGAAAAGAAATCACTAGAGTGAAAACAGAATTG GTTAATTTGTTAGCAAAGCACACTGAAAAATCACCTGAGCAAATTGAAGCTGATATTCGGCGCCCAAAGTATTTTAGCCCTAGTGAAGCTGTTGAGTATGGAATCATAGACAAG GTATTGTACAATGAGAGGGGCTCCAAGGATCGTGGTGTTGTTTCTGACCTTAAAAAGGCACAGCTTATCTGA